ttctgatattaaTTTTGTCTCGAATTGATTCCAAAGAATTTGTCAaggaggaggtgggaggaggagaaCCCATGAAATCTTGTGTAAGGTTAGGGATGTGACCTTAGAGACGGGTAGCGAAGAGTAGTGGTTTGACCACTTTGGATGAGTTAGTGATTTTGGTAATGTGTTAGGAGTTGATTAGTGGCTGGCTGACATTGAAGGCTAGAGAGAGATATTTTAATCTGTTGTATTCACCCCATCCTCTCAACTAATGGCTCTAACTTTGAACGTTATGATCAACAACGTACACAATATAGAGTACTATGAGAAGTAACGACTCATGAATATCCAAGTTTTCTATTCATcggtagattagattaggttaggttaggtgggttacttGGGTTAGTACTTTGTgtttttgtacgttgtggcagaTCAAGAGTACTGGTTGGTTTATTTGGCTCTTATTGTGGTTTACTTGCATGCTGCGCTATACCTCTTCGAGTTCGTCATGTGGGTTTACAACTGAGTTTACGTCTTCACTgttcacgggattgttgatataaTGCTTTGTTCCTCTGTACCAGttgctcggtgtgtgtgtgtgtactcacctagttgtgcttgcggggattgagctctggctctttggtcccgactctactggtgaacagattcctgaaactactgggctctatcatatctacatttgaaactgtgtatggagtctgcctccaccacatcactgcctaatgcgttccacctgttaactactcagacactgaaaaaatctttatgtctctgtggctcatttgggtgctcagtttcgatctgtgtccccttatttgtgtttcacccgtgctaaatagtttgtcttcccccgtcaatttccctgagaattttgcaggtggttatcatgtcttcccctcactcttctgtcttccagggacgtgaggttcagctccttcagtcTTTCCttctagctcatacctctcagttccgggacaagtctggtggcataccgttgaatcttttctaactttgtcttgtgtttaactagatatggactccaggcaggtgtgtgcatgagtgtgtgtgtgtgtgtactcacctatttgtgtctgcaggatcgagcattgactcttggatcccgcctttcgagcatcggttgtttacagcaatgactcaggtcctatttccctatcatacctagttttaaaattatgaatagcatttgcttccacaacctgttccttaagtgcatttaaTTTttacactactctcacgctaaaagaaaacttcctaacatctctgtgactcatctgagtttccaggttccacccatgtcccctcgttctgtaactattccgtgtgaacattatttcgtctatggccactctgtcaatcctcctgagtattttatacgctcCTCTCATGTTCCCACTCTCTCTTTTTTGTCTAGTATCGTAAGGCACAGTTTCTTCAGgcgtcttcatatcccatccctcgtaactctgggacgagtctcgttgcaaacctctgaaccttttccagttttcttatatgtttcttcagatggggactccatgatgaggcggcaaactctaagactggcctcacgtaggcagtgtaaagagcCCTAAATGCCTCTTGACTTAGGttgctgaatgatgttctaacttttgccagtgtagagtacgctgctgtcgatgtcctatttacatgtgcctcaggagttagattaggtgttacgtccacgcccaggtctctttctcgagtagTCACTTGTAGGCTGTTCCCctacattgtgtactgtccctttggtctcctgtcacatagtcccatttccataactttacatttgctcgtgttgaactccagtagccatttctctgaccatctctgcaaaatgtttaagtcctcttggaggatcctacaatcctcatctatcACAACTCTTCTCGTGAACTTTGCATCAACCGCGatcattgacatgtaggattctactcctgtaaacatgtcattcaggtatattagaaatagaattattcccagcaccgatcctttaggtactccactcgttactggtcGCCagcccgacttctcgccccttaccgtaactctctggctccttcctgttaggtagttccttacccatgctagggccttttcgcttactcccgcctgcctctcaagtttgaataccaatctcatgtgcggtactgtatcaaaggcctttttgcagtccagaaatatgcagtctgcccaaccttctctgtcctgccttatccacgttattttatcatagaataccaaaaggtttgttaggcacgatttccctttccagaacccatgttgatgtttgttcacaaactaaacgttctccaggtgtgcaaccagtcgtagcctaattattctttccagtattttacaggggatgcttgtcagtgatacaggtctatatttaagtgcctcctccctatcacttttcttgaagatcggtacgacatttgccttcttccagcaactgggcaattctcccgacataagtgcctcattaaagatcattaccagaggcacgctgagggcctgcaccGCCTCTTTTAGTATTTACGGTGATACGTTGTCTGGTCCAAactctttatttgcatccagtgtggtCAActatttcattacctcctctgctgtcaactctatatctgatagtctttcatctaggggtaatctcttctaacaatgggagctgctcaggctcggttgtgaacactccatggaaactggcattcagtgcctcgcggatttccttgtcactttcagtatatgccccctctgttttccatagtcttgtcacttggtcgttcaccgacatttttcttcttatattgctgtgtagtaatttaggttgctttttcgctttgatcgcaatatcgttctcatagctcctttccgatgttcgtcctatgttaatgtaatcgttcctagctctgttgcatatgtgtgtgtgtaattacctaagtgaagttacatgatgagagctacgctcgttgtgtcccgtcttcccaactcaACTCTCAACTCTCTCCATGCCATACATAGAGGTCCTCTATGTAAGCTCTCCATAGCATATATAGACGTGTCGTGAGATGAAGTGGACATTCTACAcatacatctgtgtgtgtgtgtgtgtgtgtgtgtgtgtgtgtgtgtgtgtgtgtgtgtgtgtgtgtgtgtgtgtgtgtgtgtgtgtgtgtgtgtgtgtgagtgtgtgtgtgagtgtgtgtgtgagtgcgtgtgtgtccaTGACCTCGAGTGGAATTTGAATCCCTCATCCATCGTGGGACATGCCAAGGGGATACTTAAGAAAAATTTCCATGAGTTACTAAGCTGCACAACTCCGTACTTCCCCACCACTCGacctcaatacacacacacacacacactcagagtacacacacacacatacacggttgagaggcgggaccaaagagccagagctcaacccccgcaagcacaattaggtgagtacactcagagtacacacacacacacacacagaggcatcTGTGGATGAGGATGGGTTGCAGCGTCTCATCACGCTAGATTCATCCAAACAAGGCTAAATCCAAAGACTCTTTCATAAGTTTTAAAATACTGCGTATATAAGTTAATGAATTTGTGTACTAGAATGAGTtgaataattagtcctaacttaaGTTACGTAGTTAGGTTCTCCTAGCAAGACTGACATTTTCAGTTCGTGGACGAAACATTTCGAGGTGCGATTCGAGCACAGGACGTGAACGAAACACTGTTCAAGAAAAAGACAAATCCGTCATCAGATGTGAGTAgtgtgtaaagtgtttttcatCCATACACAGAGGCTGGATTAACAAGCATATGGCCTTTTTTGATAAAGACGGACTGTCCTacttataaaattatattaatacCAAGGTGTGACAACTGAACTAGTTTCAGAGAGAGACAGTCTAATATATGAGTGAATCAGTTACAGTGAAGCTGCTCATTGTACTTTCATAGTGAGGTATTGTTGTTAGTACACAGATGAGTTCAAATGTTAGGCTGTGGCAGAGTGAGTCAAGGCAAGTTAAAATGAGCCTTGCACCTTAAGCTGGAACTTAAAGCTGGAGAGATATGGTATCTTTATGTTAGTTAATTCCTTGTACTTATTCCATTCTAACAGCACACACACATAAACTAATCATAAATCCACAATGTTACGGTGTTATAAACTTCTTTAACATGTGCTATAAACAATGTTATAAACTTGTTTCTCTTGTCTTGTGAGTTTACAAGTTTATAAATAAATTGGTAAGGTGACAGGTGATGTACACACTTTGTCAAGCTTTTCCAGTTAGCTGTAGTTAGTATATGGGTGAGCTTGACTAGAAGGAAACAAGTCTGTTTTTCAGGAGAATGTTTCCTTAGCAAGGCTACCATTATAGTCCTCATCCAACAGTGGATGCGTAATTACTTGACGTATTTAACTTCGTAGGTAAAGATTGACAATAATTTAATTAGTTCAAATAGGCACCCAGACACAACTCAATAAGCATATCAGTCTAATTGAACCTTTTGAATATTGTGTGTTAGTTGCAGAACAACCAAACCGGTTTGATAGCCCCTAAACCTGAAGTAAAATAAAGTACTTAAAACTTACGCTCAACCAGGATGTAAACCAATTAAACCATACGCTCAACCAAGATGTAAAGCACTTAAGCCTTTAGCTCAACCAAGATGTATAGCACCTTACGCATAGCCAAAATGAAAAGGACTCAAACGTTCCGGAATATACGCAAAAGGGAGAACAAAAACTTGTCCTAGTCACGGAAAACCTGGAGTTCTCCCAGGGTGGGCGGGACGTTTTGCTGAGAGGTATATAAGGCCGCGCTGCCTCCACCTCAACACAGTCGACCAAGACACAGCAGAGCCATGAAGACCATGGTGAGTTACCCCCTGCTGCACTCTTATACACAGAAACATTGTCATAACTAttaacatttttaagttattgggtatatatatttatattgtgaaCCCTCGTGTAAGGAGAAAAAAATTAAGTTATTCAATCATATTATTTAATACTTTGAAATTCGGTACACATTAAATTTATACTAATGTTCTTCCAAATAATATATTTGTATTTTTGATACATTTGAGGAAAGTTCTATAGTAATTGTCACAGAATATACATTTTTCCCACATATCTGCCAACAATTTATTTGTAATTCATACATTTAATGTTTTCTAATTGTACAGGCGATGAGTGACAAAAATatggctgatgatataatgaccaaaccacacatcagaaaatgaagaaacgacgacgtttcggtccgtcctggagccttacggaccgaaacgtagtcaTTTCTTTGTTACCTGACATATGGTTTGGTCATAATATTAAAATTGTGGTCCCATTTTCCTGTCTGTAACTTGGGTGTTGATTTGTTAATTTTTCCACGAGAACTTCTATATGCCTGGATGTAAATTTATATTATAACAGTTACATTTTATCATATTTCAACTAGTTGGCCTTCCGTACACTCTAGACCAATAGTATCTTTAGCACTGGGACACGCTTGTATATACAAATTTGAATACATCTCTCCATCTTTGGTCAAATGTTCAAAGTAAATATGGATGTCACATCTAGACTTTAGCTTGTATTTCTAAAATACTCACACATATAGACAAaagatataatttaatatttgaaTTCCTCCACCAGATCGTTGTAGCATTCCTGGCTGCCATGTGCCTGGCGGCCACaagcgctgagccttccccagaTGCCGAACCCGGCTTCAGGGGAGGTTTCGGAGGTTTCGGTGGAGGATTCGGTAGAAGCTTCGGTGGAGGATTCGGAAGAGGCTTCGGAGGATATGGAGGATACCGTGGAAAGAGGAGTGCTGAAGCTGACCCTGAGCCCGCTGCTGATCCTGAAGCTGATCCCGGTTACTTTGGTAGAGGATTTGGTGGAGGCTTCGGTGGGGGCTTCGGTCGCTTCGGTGGTGGCTTCGGAGGTTTCGGTGGTGGATATGGACGAGGAGGCTTTTATGGTTGATCACTTTGTGTCAAGTCCGCCACATTCCTGATAACTTCTTTTCTCACTCTCTCAATGTGAAAATGTAAAATATACAAGTAAACACAAAATAATTGCTTTCTTTTATCCAAGTATATTGTGCAAGCAGAAGTATATGTAACAGAGTAGATTTTAatgtatagaatatatatatatatatacgaatgaaaactcacaccccagaagtgactcgaacccatactcccaggagcaacgcaactggtaagtacagggcgccttaatccacttgaccatcacggccgtcaaaaggaagtgatagccaaggctatttgagccacttccccgacggcaactcggatggtaatcttgggcatagcatttcaccaaatcacctcattcttcggggcacacgtcaggaacacaaatgcgaacaagcctgaatggtccccaggactatatgcgaatgaaaactcacacccctgaagtgactcgaacccatactcccaggagcaacgcaactggtaactacagggcgccttaatccacttgaccatcacggccgtcaaaaggaagtgatagccaaggctatttgagccacttccccgacggcaactcggatgggaagtggctcaaatagccttggctatcacttccttttgacggccgtgatggtcaagtggattaaggcaccctgtagttaccagttgcgttgctcctgggagtatgggttcgagtcacttctggggtgtgagttttcattcgcatatagtcctggggaccattcaggcttgtttgcatttgtgttcctcacgtgtgccccaaagaatgaggtgatttggtgaaatgctatgcccaagattaccatccgagttgccgtcggggaagtggctcaaatagctttggctatcacttccttttgacggccgtgatggtcaagtggattaaggcgccctgtagttaccagttgcgttgctcctgggagtatgggttcgagtcacttctggggtgtgaattatcattcgcatatagtcctggggaccattcaggcttgtttgcatttgtgttcctcacgtgtgccccaaagaatgaggtgatttggtgaaatgctatgcccaagattaccatccgagttgccgtcggggaagtggctcaaatagccttggctatcacttccttttgacggccgtgatggtcaagtggattaaggcgccctgtagttaccagttgcattgctcctgggagtatgggttcgagtcacttctggggtgtgagttttcattcgcatatagtcctggggaccattcaggcttgttcgcatatatatatatatatatatatatatatatatatatatatatatatatatatatatatatatatatatatatacatatatatatatatatatatatatatatatatatatacatatatatataaatatatatatatatatatatatatatatatatatatatataaatatatatatatatatatatatatatatatatatatatatatatatatatatatatatatatatatatatatatatatatatatatatatatatatatatatatatatataaatatatatatatatatatatatatatatatatatatatatatataaatatatatatatatgtaatgatctggggctcagatcattggttctcccttctcccctcttttccctccccttctcccctcctttccttctccctctcccctccttccttctcccctccccttggccgtcattcgtctcctcctcttccccccccccctgtcgcccatttgtcagggtcaagaggttgacctgagggtagggtggtcgtggataccttggcttctcccactcaattccccactcagatatttccctctccaccccctctcatccctctctgtccctctcagcagcggccttccccataccaggcagagtcaaatgtccctactcctatcttagaggagacaggcttgaacataaattatcagttttgtaaacattgctcgcaggtgcctgggctccatagacgcgccttgtccctcttctctttagctggggagagctgactcaatcttcagaaattcatgtagctttccacgacagatcagtgaaggtgattggcctgagataagggccaagtccttattggccctagagagccagacctcaggcctacgtgttaaatggttggccattgccaaaataatgggtggagccctggggctgtagtagatggtgggaggagtaatccttcccagcaataggttggaaaaactaaatttcattagtgtgtcttgggagtgtattaggaacagggccgcaagcccgtatcctcggggctgagggcagccatcaacatcttggccgtggtgcgggtatttaaggtatagtgcacttgagttttgtgtcctcggtaaatatccattgtgcctctagggaaatagaataggttatgtgttcaaattgtcttaatttacatgtttcataaaataaattgtatagcttgtccagtggtattcacttaactcccctttgatatattttgctactttgtcattttcaggtgttgtattggaagcccccatgttctcctactattaatagagactaaagttgcccttggattcaaataagtaacgtaaattacacaaactaattttccaaaatttattactgaaattcatattacccggagtcccaggattactgattccttgccttcctgggggatcggtgattgacacattcaggtatggttggtcaggaaggtggtggcagtgtaaatgtgttttgttattgtttcttttaactaataacccttgtccttggtgtatcttcctcatttaatattcctcttacatacgtggccgtccagtgaggggtcatgctggactgtaacagtgttaagctggggtattgagtgaagagagacagagatgtacaacagagagcgtatattacgatcacgagagataacaagataacaggattactactggggaacattgggttattacaatagtggccgcggttattacggcaGGGTAAGCGggcgttacatatatatatatatatatatatatatatatatatatatatatatatatatatatatatacatatatatatatgagtgtgtatatatacacacatatatatatatacacacacacacgcaactatGGAGGTCTGgttgctgagtggacagtgcgaaGGTCTCGTAATTctctggcccgggttcgattaccggaccaggcagaaaaaaatgagcaaagtttctttcaccctgatgcccctgttacctaagagtaaataggtacctgggaattagacagctgttacggagctgcatcctgtgtgtgtggcGATGCATtccaacaaatggaatgcattaggaagtgatgtggtggaggctgactccatacacggtttcaaatgtagatatgacagagcccagtaggctcaggaatctgtacaccagttgagaggcgagaccaaagagctagagctcaacccccgcaagcacaaataggtgagtacaaagaggagagcacaaataggtgagtacacacacactcaatcacCACTTTCTCCCACCTCCAGCCCCCTCCCAGCTCCTGAACCCAATAAATCCCACTTTGTCACACCATCCACTCCAACAAAGAGCCTCACAGACATCCACCACCTGCTCTGTTCCACATTCCAAATCCATTCAGAAGCTAACTTAAACGCCATACCTAGACTGGAAACAAACCATTCAAAGGACAGAAGAACTATGACGCCCCTGAAAAATCTGATACAACAGTGCTAATTGACTCAAATAAATATGAACCCAAGGGAACTACTGAGAAAACAGACAATGATGCAATAGCATTAGTAGAAACCAAACTAAATGGTTTGATTAATAATTCAGTGTTCCCGAGGGAATACCAGATTAAGAGAAGTGAAAGACTTCAGAGAGGCGGAGGTGGTGTGGCACAGTTGGTGAAGAGAACCTGGATCTTTGAAGGGATATCTTTGGAGGTGGCAAGGAACTGTAGAGATTGCATTGTTGGAATCATTTCATTGGATGGTGAGAGAGTGAAAAAAA
This sequence is a window from Procambarus clarkii isolate CNS0578487 chromosome 80, FALCON_Pclarkii_2.0, whole genome shotgun sequence. Protein-coding genes within it:
- the LOC123746392 gene encoding neuropeptide-like protein 31, which translates into the protein MKTMIVVAFLAAMCLAATSAEPSPDAEPGFRGGFGGFGGGFGRSFGGGFGRGFGGYGGYRGKRSAEADPEPAADPEADPGYFGRGFGGGFGGGFGRFGGGFGGFGGGYGRGGFYG